One part of the Verrucomicrobiota bacterium genome encodes these proteins:
- a CDS encoding sugar phosphate isomerase/epimerase, giving the protein MPGLNETQQAAVREYGAVLAEPQRDVNAARTALHETSFSASATSEDILGKSEILSAAERRLAQTRFDAFRKLQSSPGKLNEQQAALLMQQGLPGRGNQGGGGGGGGGRAGGGPGGNQPFDAALRGRSEEMRKWRLSQPMDKFKQLRKMYEDAGVDIRLVKFGLGPAMSDDEVDYCFQVAKAMGARGITCEPPVSETRRLGEFATKHQLMIGYHGHSNVTSPESFGRPGSWEQAFYYSKYNGANIDIGHFAAGNSVPATEFIKRHADRITNLHLKDRKFNEGENMPWGQGDSQVREILQLMKREKYPFMATIELEYRVPEGSNVMTKLAKCVTFCREALA; this is encoded by the coding sequence TTGCCAGGACTCAATGAAACTCAACAAGCCGCAGTGCGGGAGTACGGCGCGGTTCTGGCCGAACCCCAGCGCGACGTCAACGCGGCTCGCACCGCTTTGCACGAAACCAGTTTCTCGGCGTCCGCCACTTCCGAGGATATTCTCGGCAAGTCGGAAATCCTGTCCGCCGCCGAGCGTCGTTTAGCCCAGACGCGCTTCGATGCCTTCCGCAAATTGCAATCCTCACCCGGGAAATTGAACGAACAACAAGCCGCGCTCCTGATGCAGCAGGGATTGCCGGGCCGCGGCAACCAGGGCGGTGGCGGCGGCGGCGGTGGTGGGCGGGCGGGTGGTGGACCCGGTGGCAATCAACCGTTCGATGCCGCGTTGAGAGGGCGCTCGGAAGAAATGCGGAAATGGCGTCTGTCCCAGCCGATGGACAAATTCAAGCAGCTTCGAAAGATGTATGAAGACGCCGGGGTGGACATCCGGCTGGTCAAGTTCGGCCTTGGGCCCGCGATGAGCGATGACGAGGTCGACTACTGCTTTCAAGTGGCCAAGGCCATGGGAGCGCGCGGGATTACCTGCGAACCCCCGGTCAGCGAGACGCGGCGGTTGGGGGAGTTTGCCACCAAGCATCAACTCATGATCGGCTATCACGGGCATTCGAACGTCACGAGTCCGGAATCTTTCGGCCGTCCAGGCTCTTGGGAACAGGCGTTCTACTACTCGAAGTACAATGGCGCCAATATCGACATCGGACACTTTGCGGCGGGGAACAGCGTCCCGGCGACGGAGTTCATCAAGCGCCACGCGGACCGCATCACCAACCTCCATCTCAAGGATCGCAAATTCAACGAAGGCGAGAACATGCCTTGGGGCCAGGGGGACTCTCAGGTTCGTGAAATCCTTCAGCTCATGAAGCGGGAAAAGTATCCTTTCATGGCCACGATTGAACTCGAGTATCGAGTCCCGGAGGGGTCGAACGTGATGACGAAACTCGCCAAGTGCGTCACGTTTTGCCGGGAAGCCCTCGCCTGA
- a CDS encoding type II/IV secretion system protein yields MDLMSRTFAYLQSLENPQNAEIAVLVNHIVLDAIDAKASDIHIEPWEGKLVVRLRLMGVLNELVHLPLDLTDKVAGRLKVMANLQSYRNDLPQEGHAPASPDMGGVELRISVFPTVRGEKIVVRIFDPTNRTFDIAQLGLDAQCLSRLVKLLNKPSGLILLTGPTGSGKTTAIYASLYYLVQRSGPSISISTVEDPVEFHLPMISQAQINVLKEFTYPIALRSLMRQDPQVIMIGEIRDPETAAIAVQAGLTGHLVISTIHSGTTAGVFARMINMEIEPFLLASSISGVLGLRLIRKNCPYCTEPYSPEPAFLSQLPAELIENAYWRKGAGCGHCHHTGFSGRSALTEMMVVDEVIREAVLQKTPTRVLQKVAIDQGMQSLWDNGIRIAAAGDSTLEEIMRVVAADQF; encoded by the coding sequence ATGGACCTCATGAGTCGCACTTTCGCTTATCTCCAATCGCTCGAGAATCCTCAAAACGCGGAAATCGCTGTTCTGGTCAACCACATCGTTCTGGATGCCATCGACGCCAAGGCCAGTGATATCCACATTGAGCCGTGGGAAGGCAAGCTGGTGGTTCGTCTCCGACTCATGGGGGTGCTGAATGAACTTGTCCATCTTCCGCTCGACCTGACGGATAAAGTGGCGGGCCGGTTGAAAGTCATGGCCAACCTCCAGAGTTATCGGAATGACCTGCCCCAGGAAGGCCACGCACCGGCCAGTCCCGACATGGGCGGAGTGGAGTTGCGCATCTCCGTCTTCCCGACCGTCCGTGGCGAGAAGATTGTGGTCCGGATTTTCGACCCTACAAATCGGACCTTCGACATCGCCCAACTCGGGCTGGACGCGCAATGCCTTTCCCGTCTGGTCAAGCTACTCAACAAGCCCTCCGGCTTGATTTTGCTCACCGGCCCGACCGGCTCAGGAAAGACGACGGCCATTTACGCGTCCCTTTATTACCTGGTGCAGCGTTCGGGTCCCAGCATCAGCATCAGCACGGTGGAGGATCCGGTGGAGTTTCATCTGCCGATGATCAGCCAGGCGCAGATCAACGTCCTCAAGGAATTCACATATCCGATTGCCCTTCGTTCCCTGATGCGCCAGGACCCGCAGGTGATCATGATTGGCGAAATCCGCGATCCCGAGACCGCCGCCATCGCGGTGCAGGCGGGATTGACGGGGCACCTCGTTATCAGCACCATCCACAGCGGCACCACAGCCGGTGTGTTCGCCCGCATGATTAACATGGAAATCGAGCCGTTTCTCCTGGCTTCGAGCATCTCCGGAGTTCTAGGCCTGCGCTTGATTCGCAAGAATTGCCCCTACTGCACCGAGCCTTACAGCCCGGAACCCGCCTTCCTCAGCCAACTCCCGGCCGAACTCATCGAGAACGCGTACTGGCGCAAAGGCGCGGGTTGCGGACATTGTCACCACACAGGATTCTCCGGGCGATCGGCTCTCACCGAAATGATGGTGGTGGATGAGGTGATCCGCGAAGCAGTTCTGCAAAAAACCCCAACCCGCGTGCTGCAAAAAGTCGCGATCGATCAAGGCATGCAGTCTCTCTGGGACAATGGCATCCGCATCGCCGCGGCGGGCGATTCCACCCTCGAGGAAATCATGCGAGTCGTCGCTGCGGACCAATTTTAG
- a CDS encoding FHA domain-containing protein, with protein sequence MNARFHFKNGPFAHQEIELRPGTYRVGRRADNDLAIEDPTLSGLHCRIEVSGMGVVVEDLNSTNGCFLNRERFQKESLPNGCILKLGDVEISVSIPEVVIAVPDMTPAVPPPPNLLEDGSPACRHHPGVPATNACNKCGKTWCPDCVRQVGLAGGKNLLRFCASCDGKCDPIKSEDLKGTSWRLLGQLADTILMRRK encoded by the coding sequence ATGAACGCCCGGTTTCATTTCAAGAATGGCCCTTTCGCCCATCAAGAAATCGAGCTTCGCCCGGGCACCTATCGAGTGGGCCGCCGCGCCGATAACGACCTGGCAATCGAGGATCCCACGCTTTCCGGACTGCATTGCCGCATTGAAGTGTCCGGCATGGGAGTGGTGGTGGAAGACCTCAATTCCACCAACGGCTGCTTCCTCAACCGGGAACGGTTCCAGAAAGAATCGCTTCCGAATGGCTGCATCCTTAAACTCGGCGATGTGGAGATTTCGGTCAGCATTCCCGAGGTGGTGATCGCGGTGCCCGACATGACCCCCGCCGTGCCACCTCCGCCGAATCTGCTCGAGGATGGCTCTCCGGCGTGCCGCCATCATCCGGGTGTTCCCGCCACGAATGCGTGCAACAAATGCGGCAAAACTTGGTGCCCGGATTGCGTCCGACAAGTCGGATTAGCCGGAGGCAAGAACCTGCTGCGCTTCTGCGCTTCTTGCGACGGTAAATGCGATCCCATCAAAAGCGAGGACTTAAAAGGGACTTCCTGGAGATTGCTTGGCCAGCTGGCCGACACCATTCTCATGCGCCGCAAGTGA
- a CDS encoding methionyl-tRNA formyltransferase — translation MVRTIFMGTASIACPTLRTLTELENCEIAGVVTQPDRPKGRELKSTPSAVKACAISLGLPVWQPDKARDSEFILQLERLRPDLIVVMAYGQILPPSLLAIPRLGCLNLHTSLLPRHRGAAPIQWALLEGDAVTGVSLMRMDEGLDTGPVVATVETVIGQDEDASALHERLGLLAAELLARQLPGYVAGTTQASPQDHARATYARKLRKEDGKINWQQEAEAIRNRIRAFSPWPGAYTSPRWPSGSSLVKIWKAQAKPRPSPIEPGKVAGVSEEAITVACGQGSLEILELQKEGGRRMTARQFLAGHHVEPGQRWGD, via the coding sequence ATGGTGCGCACCATCTTCATGGGGACGGCATCCATCGCCTGTCCGACTTTGCGAACGCTGACCGAGTTGGAGAATTGCGAGATCGCGGGTGTTGTCACCCAGCCGGATCGGCCCAAAGGACGCGAGTTGAAGTCCACCCCGAGTGCCGTAAAAGCGTGCGCGATCTCCTTGGGGCTTCCGGTCTGGCAGCCAGACAAGGCACGGGATTCGGAGTTTATTCTCCAGTTGGAGCGTTTGCGCCCCGACTTAATCGTGGTGATGGCTTACGGGCAGATATTGCCTCCGAGTTTGCTGGCGATTCCGCGGTTGGGCTGCCTGAATCTACACACTTCGTTGCTGCCGCGTCATCGCGGCGCGGCCCCGATTCAATGGGCCTTGTTGGAGGGTGACGCAGTGACTGGAGTCAGTTTGATGCGGATGGACGAGGGATTAGACACCGGACCCGTGGTGGCGACCGTGGAGACGGTCATCGGACAAGACGAGGATGCCTCGGCCTTGCATGAACGGCTAGGCCTGCTGGCGGCCGAATTGTTGGCAAGGCAATTGCCGGGCTATGTGGCCGGGACAACTCAGGCCTCACCGCAAGACCATGCCCGTGCGACTTACGCCCGCAAACTCCGCAAGGAAGACGGGAAGATCAACTGGCAGCAAGAGGCGGAGGCGATTCGAAACCGGATACGCGCTTTCTCGCCGTGGCCGGGAGCCTACACCTCACCGCGATGGCCTTCCGGGAGTTCGCTGGTCAAGATTTGGAAGGCCCAGGCAAAGCCCCGCCCAAGCCCAATTGAGCCCGGGAAAGTCGCGGGAGTTTCGGAGGAAGCGATTACCGTCGCCTGCGGACAGGGGAGTTTGGAGATTCTGGAGCTGCAAAAGGAAGGGGGACGGCGAATGACCGCCCGGCAGTTTCTCGCCGGCCACCACGTTGAGCCCGGACAACGCTGGGGAGATTGA
- a CDS encoding nucleoside monophosphate kinase has product MTKKYRTILLFGAPGAGKGTQGRILGSIPGFYHCACGDVFRNLRIDDPIGRAFVDFSSKGMLVPDEPTINLWRKNIGAAELHGSFLPDRDTLVLDGIPRNPGQVEMLRETLDVRALLYLTCADMGKMIERLQRRALRENRLDDANLETIRNRLATYEKETKKVLDCYHESLVHSIDSNQAPVFVLRDILDIVAKL; this is encoded by the coding sequence ATGACTAAAAAATATCGCACGATCCTGCTGTTTGGCGCCCCGGGGGCGGGCAAAGGGACTCAGGGTCGAATCCTCGGTTCCATTCCCGGCTTTTATCATTGTGCGTGCGGAGACGTCTTCCGCAACTTGCGCATCGACGATCCGATCGGGCGGGCTTTTGTGGACTTCTCGAGCAAAGGGATGTTGGTGCCGGACGAACCTACCATCAATCTTTGGCGCAAGAACATTGGCGCCGCGGAACTCCACGGCAGTTTTTTGCCCGACCGGGACACCTTGGTGTTGGATGGAATTCCTCGCAATCCGGGGCAGGTGGAGATGCTCCGGGAAACCCTCGATGTTCGCGCCTTGCTGTATCTGACCTGCGCGGACATGGGCAAAATGATCGAGCGTTTGCAGCGCCGGGCTTTGAGGGAAAACCGGCTGGATGACGCCAATTTGGAGACGATTCGAAACCGGCTGGCCACCTACGAAAAGGAGACCAAAAAGGTCTTGGATTGTTATCACGAATCACTCGTTCACAGCATCGATTCCAACCAGGCTCCAGTCTTTGTGCTGCGGGACATTCTGGACATCGTGGCGAAGCTTTAA